From a region of the Poecile atricapillus isolate bPoeAtr1 chromosome 4, bPoeAtr1.hap1, whole genome shotgun sequence genome:
- the TMEM192 gene encoding transmembrane protein 192 yields the protein MALTAERRRQELDNGSLEITQSLEDDPLLDAPLISSHTLHSQLRPRFHSIPAVLLANFLLLIHVAFVVLSFLAAMFCSYPNPNQDKCPGNYTHPLKVQTVIIIAKVVLWVLHVFFERYVEHHHGRVRRRGYFSIYRSTRHLKRLPLLIHATGNTALLLILSVQHSFPDHSKVYLYLILGVLSLEMISSLTCLVIYTVKISNFNRAKPRPDIIEEEKMYAYPSHITSEIGFRENSSLEEIVEKQGDVIEYLQRHNALLSKRLLALTSQQIKT from the exons ATGGCGCTGACGGCGGAGAGGCGGCGGCAGGAGCTGGACAAC GGCTCCTTGGAAATAACACAGAGCTTGGAAGATGATCCTCTGCTGGATGCACCACTTATTTCATCTCATACATTGCATTCCCAGCTGAGGCCAAGATTTCATTCTATCCCAGCAGTTCTCCTTGCCAATTTCCTGTTGCTAATACAT gTTGCTTTTGTAGTTCTATCATTTTTAGCAGCTATGTTTTGTTCTTACCCCAATCCAAACCAAGACAAGTGCCCTGGAAACTACACTCACCCACTTAAAGTGCAGACTGTCATAATAATTGCAAAGGTAGTTCTGTGGGTTCTGCATGTCTTTTTTGAACGATATGTCGAGCACCACCATGGCAGAGTCAGAAGAAGAGGTTACTTCTCCATATACCGATCAACAAGGCATCTGAAAAGGCTTCCACTGCTGATACATGCCACAG GTAATACAGCCCTGCTCTTGATTCTGTCAGTGCAGCATTCCTTTCCTGATCACAGCAAAGTGTACCTATATCTTATCCTGGGAGTCCTGAGCCTGGAGATGATTAGTTCCCTGACATGCTTAGTGATTTACACAG TGAAAATAAGCAACTTCAATCGTGCCAAGCCAAGACCTGACATAATTGAAGAAGAGAAGATGTATGCCTACCCTAGTCACATTACCTCAGAAATTGGATTCAG GGAAAATTCCAGTTTAGAAGAGATAGTTGAGAAGCAAGGAGATGTAATAGAGTATCTTCAGCGACACAATGCACTGCTCAGCAAGAGACTGTTGGCGTTAACGTCTCAGCAAATCAAAACTTAA